Below is a window of Myxococcota bacterium DNA.
AGTTCGCGCGCAACATCAACGAGGGCGGCATGTTCGTCGAGACCGAGACTCCGCCCGAGCTCGGCTCGCCGGTGGCGCTGCAGTTTCGGGTGCCGGGGAGCGAAGACCCGATTCAGGTGATGGGGCGCGTCGCGCGCATCACCGAAGGCGATCTCCAGGAACCGCCCGGCATGGGAATCGAGTTCGAAGACCTCGATGAGCAGTCGCGCGATCTGATCAACCAGCTCGTCCGCAACCTGCGCGTCGGCGCAAGCTGACCGCGCGCACCGCGTACGCTCGATCGGCGGAAGCACGCCCTCTGCGGGCGCCCCTCGCGACGACTAGAAGGGAATGTCGTCCGACGGCGGCGGACCGGAGTCGAAGCCGCCAGCACCCGAGCCACCTCCGGACGGACCCGCCGGACCGGAGGGCGGACTCGACGGGCCTCCCTCGCCGCGACCACCGAGGAACTGAACGGTGTTCGCCACGATCTCCGTCGTGCGGCGCTTCTGGCCTTCCTTGTCTTCCCACTCGCGGGTCTGGAGTCGACCCTCGATATAGACGCTGCGCCCCTTGGACAGGTACTGCGCGCACAGCTCACCGGTCCGCCCCCAGGCGACGATGCGATGCCACTCGGTTCGCTCTTGCTTGTCGCCGTCGCGCGTCGAGAAGCGTTCGGTGGTGGCCATCGTGAAGTTCGCCACCGCCTGACCCCCCTGTGTGTAACGGAGCTCGGGGTCGCGTCCGAGATTCCCCACCAGAATGACCTTGTTCACGCTTGCCATGGACGTTGCTCCGTCGGTTGAGGGGTGAATTTCGATGGTCTCGTCGACGGGAACACCCGTCAAGGCGAAGCCGAGCCAGGTTTCGACGAACGCGGTTTGAGTTCGTCTGACCGCAAGGCGAGGCGATCGCAGCGCTCACGCTGGAATGGGCGCGAGTTCGGGTCTCGGCGCACACAGGGAGGTCACGCAGGCCACCCAGGACGCCGCCATTGACGCCGCCCTCCTCCCGCGTACCCTGGATTTGCCTGACGGATCCCGGGGGGTGAATTCGATGGGCAGGCGCCATGGCTAAGGCGGCGCGCGCTCGCGCGCGCAAGTCGGCGGCTCCCGAGGAGCCCGTCGGCGGATCGCTGGGAACCGCATTCGCCCGAGAGGCGATCGGGGTCTCCCTGTTGGGACTGGCTTGTTTCGCAGCCCTCGCCGTCTGGAGCCACGCGCCCCACGATCCGCTCTGGAGCAGCGAGCCGGTCGCGAACCGGGGGGGGCGCCTCGGGGCGATCCTCGCCTCGACCCTGGTTGGCAGCCTGGGCCTCGCCTCCTACCTGGTCGTCGGCCTCGCCGCCCTGCTCGGCGCGCGGCTCATCGCGGGGCTCGGGCTCCCGTCCTTGTCCTCGCGGGCGGCGCTCGCGATCCCGCTGCTGCTCGCACCGGCCGCGGCGATCCCGCCTCTCCTCTCTCAGGCGTTGCCGAAGCTCGGTGGCCTCGAGGGCGGCGCTCTGGGCGACTTCCTGGCCGGCCACCAAGCCTGGCTGCTCGGGTCCTGGGGCGCGCTCCTCGCGAATGCGCTGGTCGCCAGCATCGGTTTCCTGGCCGTCACGGGCTTCTCGGTCGGCCGGGCCCTCGGGCGACTGGGCGCCCTGCTGGGGGTCATTGCAGGTGCCGCCTTGGCGCTCGTGGGGGAAATTGGACGGGCGCTGGGCGCCGCCTTCGCTGCCGCCCGCCGGGGCGTGGGAGAACTCACCCAGGGCATCGAGCGGGGCTGGAGCCACCTCGGCGTCTGGCGCGAGCAGCGCGCCCGCCGCGCCCGGGTCGCGGCCCAGCGCGGACCCGAGCCCGAGGAAGAGCTCACGGCCGAAGACGCGGCTGTGGAACTGACCCCGGCGACCCCCGCGAAACGCGCGGCCGCCAAGCGGGAACGCGGGGGCCCCCAGATCGTCGACCACGCCGAGGAGCGCTCGCCGAAGGGCGGCCAGCAGGAGAGCTTCCAGTTCCGCGAGCAGCGCCACGCCGGTCCCTATCAACTCCCTGACGTCTCCATCTTCCAGGAGCCGCCGCGGGGTGCGCGGACCTACGACCGCGACAGCCTGATCATGAACTCGCGCATCCTGGAGAAGAAGCTCCAGGACTTCGGGGTGGGCGGCAGCGTCGTGAAGGTCCATCCGGGTCCGGTCATCACGATGTACGAGTTCGAGCCGGCCTCGGGCATCAAGGTCAACAAGATCGTCGGCTTGGCGGACGACCTCGCCCTGGCCCTGCGCGCGCTCTCCGTGCGCATCATCGCGCCGCTCCCCGGCAAGTCGGTCGTCGGCGTCGAGGTCGCCAACGCGGAACGCGAGACCGTCTACCTCCGCGACCTCCTCGAGTGCGAGAAGTTCCGAGGCAGCGAGGCCCGCCTGCCGGTTGCGTTGGGCAAGGACATCTTCGGGAACCCGGCCGACGCCGATCTCGCGAAGATGCCCCACCTGTTGGTGGCCGGCGCCACCGGTACGGGCAAGAGCGTGTTCCTCAACTCGCTCTTGTGCTCCGTGCTCTGCCGACGCACCCCCGACGAACTCAAGCTGCTGCTGATCGACCCCAAACTCCTCGAGCTCTCGATCTACGCCGGCATTCCTCATCTCATCGCGGACGTGGTCACGAACCCGAAACGGGCATCCGCCGCGCTGGCCGGGATCGTCCGCAAGATGGAAGAGCGGTACCAGCTGATGGCGGCACTCGGCGTCCGCAGCATCCAGCAGTACAACGAGCGTTGCGAGAAGGAGCTCGCTGCCGGCAAGAAGACCTTCCGGCTGAAGGCCGGGCCCGACGAGGAGGAAGGCGTCGAGGTCCCCTTCCAGACGTTGCCCTACATCGTGGTCGTCATCGACGAGCTCGCCGACTTGATGGTCGTCTGCGCGAAGGACGTCGAAGAGTCGCTGCAGCGCCTGGCCCAGATGGCGCGAGCGGCCGGCATCCACCTGGTCCTTGCCACACAGCGGCCCAGCGTCGACGTGCTCACGGGCGTCATCAAAGCCAACTTCCCGGCGCGCATTTCCTTCCAGGTCTCGTCGCGCACCGACTCGCGCACCATCCTGGACCAGAACGGCGCCGATCATCTGCTCGGCTCGGGCGACATGCTCTTCCTCCCGCCCGGCACCTCGAAGATGCAGCGGCTCCACGGCGCCTTCGTCACCGAAGACGAAGTCGGGAGCCTGACCGGCTTCCTCCAGGAGCAGGGCGCCCCCTCCTTCGACGAAGACCTCGTGCGGATCGACGTCGAGACCGAAGAGCGCGGCGAAGAGGACGAGGACGTCGACGAGATGTACGACCGCGCGGTCCAGATCGTCGCGGAGACGCGCAACGCGTCCATCTCGTACGTTCAGCGCCGGCTGAAGATCGGCTACAACCGCGCCGCGCGCATCGTCGAGCACATGGAGCGCGAAGGTGTGGTCGGTCCCCAGATGGGCACGAAGCCGCGGGAAGTGTTCGTCAGCCCGATCGACTGAGCGCTCTGAATCCCGGCGCTCTTCCCCCGTCGAAGCCCGCATGGACTACGCTGCGAGCATGCGACTTCGCCTGGCTTCTCTTCTTGCACTCGGATGCGTCGCCGCGACCGCCGCCTGGGCCGATGCGGTCCCCGAGCCCACTTCCGAGAGCTGCCGGGACACCGCCGCCACCGCCGTGCAGAAGCGTTACGATGGCGTCCGGGATCTGCGCGCGCGTTTCGTGCAAACGACCCGGCCCGTCAGTCTCGGCGGAGGAACCGCGGCGAAGACGACTTCGCGCGGGACCGTCGTCCTCGCGAAACCGGGGAAGATGCGGTGGTCCTACGAAGCACCCGAGCCGAGCCTCGTCGTCAGCGATGGGAAGACCCTCTGGCTCTACGACCCCGGCTTCCGGGAGGCCCAGAAGCTCCCCGCCGGCGAGGGCTTCTTGAGCGGCGCCGCAGCGCAATT
It encodes the following:
- a CDS encoding TIGR02266 family protein; this encodes MKTQVQQTGNSESAETAERRRSERVDLVVRVDYKTVDELFSEFARNINEGGMFVETETPPELGSPVALQFRVPGSEDPIQVMGRVARITEGDLQEPPGMGIEFEDLDEQSRDLINQLVRNLRVGAS
- a CDS encoding single-stranded DNA-binding protein; amino-acid sequence: MASVNKVILVGNLGRDPELRYTQGGQAVANFTMATTERFSTRDGDKQERTEWHRIVAWGRTGELCAQYLSKGRSVYIEGRLQTREWEDKEGQKRRTTEIVANTVQFLGGRGEGGPSSPPSGPAGPSGGGSGAGGFDSGPPPSDDIPF
- a CDS encoding DNA translocase FtsK 4TM domain-containing protein; the encoded protein is MAKAARARARKSAAPEEPVGGSLGTAFAREAIGVSLLGLACFAALAVWSHAPHDPLWSSEPVANRGGRLGAILASTLVGSLGLASYLVVGLAALLGARLIAGLGLPSLSSRAALAIPLLLAPAAAIPPLLSQALPKLGGLEGGALGDFLAGHQAWLLGSWGALLANALVASIGFLAVTGFSVGRALGRLGALLGVIAGAALALVGEIGRALGAAFAAARRGVGELTQGIERGWSHLGVWREQRARRARVAAQRGPEPEEELTAEDAAVELTPATPAKRAAAKRERGGPQIVDHAEERSPKGGQQESFQFREQRHAGPYQLPDVSIFQEPPRGARTYDRDSLIMNSRILEKKLQDFGVGGSVVKVHPGPVITMYEFEPASGIKVNKIVGLADDLALALRALSVRIIAPLPGKSVVGVEVANAERETVYLRDLLECEKFRGSEARLPVALGKDIFGNPADADLAKMPHLLVAGATGTGKSVFLNSLLCSVLCRRTPDELKLLLIDPKLLELSIYAGIPHLIADVVTNPKRASAALAGIVRKMEERYQLMAALGVRSIQQYNERCEKELAAGKKTFRLKAGPDEEEGVEVPFQTLPYIVVVIDELADLMVVCAKDVEESLQRLAQMARAAGIHLVLATQRPSVDVLTGVIKANFPARISFQVSSRTDSRTILDQNGADHLLGSGDMLFLPPGTSKMQRLHGAFVTEDEVGSLTGFLQEQGAPSFDEDLVRIDVETEERGEEDEDVDEMYDRAVQIVAETRNASISYVQRRLKIGYNRAARIVEHMEREGVVGPQMGTKPREVFVSPID
- the lolA gene encoding outer membrane lipoprotein chaperone LolA, which gives rise to MRLRLASLLALGCVAATAAWADAVPEPTSESCRDTAATAVQKRYDGVRDLRARFVQTTRPVSLGGGTAAKTTSRGTVVLAKPGKMRWSYEAPEPSLVVSDGKTLWLYDPGFREAQKLPAGEGFLSGAAAQFLLGAGDMRRDFEVTAVSCQAYEVELELVPKTPASYEKLYLTVDPRAGDVRQTRVVDLLGNIAEVAFEDLRVNQRPGAEVFQFVPPEGVKVVELSP